The region AGAACATCGTCGACCTCATCCTGATGGTCGCGGTCTGGTTCTCACCCGTCCTCTACCCGCTCGACCGCGTCCGGGTGGTGTTCGGGGCGGACAGCCTGATCATGACGATCTACGAGGCCAACCCCCTGACGATCGCGGTCGAGCTCTTCCACCGGGCCTTCTGGTGGCCGGTGACGACGCCCGAGCTGCAGACCTCGGCCCTCGTCGACGACGTGATGGTGCGTGGCGTCCTGGCCCTCGGGTTCAGCGTCGTCCTCCTCGTGATCGGCGACCTCGTCTTCAAGCGGCTCTCCCGCAACTTCGCACAGGAGCTCTGACATGCAGGACGTCATCGCCGTCGACGGCGTGAGCAAGCACTTCAGCCTCAAGCACGTCCACTCCCTGAAGGAGATGGCGTCGCGCGCCGTGCGGCGGAAGACCGCCCCGCGGGACACCTTCACCGCGCTGTCCGACGTCGACCTCCGCGTGACCGAGGGCGAGACGGTCGGCCTCCTCGGCTTCAACGGTTCGGGCAAGTCCACGCTCCTGAAGTGCATCTCGGGGGTGCTGACGCCCGACGAGGGTGTCATCGGGGTGCGCGGCCGCGTCGCCGGCCTGATCGAGGTCGGGGCAGGCTTCCACCCGGACCTCACCGGTCGGGAGAACGTCTACCTCAACGGCGCGATCCTCGGGATGAGCGAGGCGCGCATCTCGGCGGCCTTCGACGAGATCGTCGCGTTCTCGGAGATCGAGCAGTTCATCGACACCGAGGTGAAGTTCTACTCCTCGGGGATGTTCCTGCGCCTCGCGTTCTCCGTGGCCGTCCACACGGATCCCGACGTCTTCCTCGTCGACGAGATCCTCGCCGTCGGCGACGAGCCGTTCCAGAAGAAGTGCCTCACGCGGATCAAGCAGCTCCGGAGCGAGGGACGCACGCTGGTCATCGTGAGCCACGACCTCGACATGGTCGCGAAGCTCTGCACGCGCGGTGTGCTCCTCGAGGGTGGCCACCTCGTGATGGACGGCGACCCGGCGGACGTCGTCGCTCGGATGCGGTCCTAGCAGTCGGTGTCCGGGGCGGGTGCTCCGGTCGCCTGGTGCCTCGAGCAGAGCGCCGCCCCACCCTGCCGGGTGGGGCGGCGCTCTCGTCTCAGGCGGTGGCGCGGGTCCGGCCGCGGTGGGCGAACCACGCGGTCGCGAGCAGCCCGAGCACCGCCACGGCCGAGGTGGGCCAGGCGATCGACCACGTCACGGGCGTGTAGGACAGCTCGATCTCACCCGATGCGCCGGCCGGGACCTCGACCTGGACGAGCACGCCGTCGACGTCCGTCACGGCGAGCCGTTCACCGTCGAGGGTGGCGGTGTAGCCCGGCCACCACATCCGTGCGAAGGCGACGGCGCCCGCCTCGCTCGTGGGGTTGTCCACGGTGACGCGCTCGACGCGGTCCGTGACGAGACGGTCGCCGGTGATCTCCACACCCGGTGTCGCGAGGGAGACCGTGGACCGCGGGTCGTCGAAGTCCCGCTCCGTCGTGAAGAGCGTGGTCTCGCCGCGCGTGCTGACCTCGGAGAAGCTGCAGGCCTCGAGTGCGGCGTGCCGGCCGCCGTCGGGATCGGCGTCGGTGAGGACTCCCGTGGTGCGGTACGCGTCGAGCCAGCACGACTCGTCGAAGGGTGCGGGCGCAGGCTCCCCGACGATGTCGATCACATCGGGGTAGAGCCGACCGTGGGTGCTCTGGTGCATGAACGAGGAGAACGAGAGCTGACCGACGGGGTCGTAGCCGTTCACCACCTGGACACCGGCCAGCAGGTAGCGCGAGGAG is a window of Litorihabitans aurantiacus DNA encoding:
- a CDS encoding ABC transporter ATP-binding protein, producing the protein MQDVIAVDGVSKHFSLKHVHSLKEMASRAVRRKTAPRDTFTALSDVDLRVTEGETVGLLGFNGSGKSTLLKCISGVLTPDEGVIGVRGRVAGLIEVGAGFHPDLTGRENVYLNGAILGMSEARISAAFDEIVAFSEIEQFIDTEVKFYSSGMFLRLAFSVAVHTDPDVFLVDEILAVGDEPFQKKCLTRIKQLRSEGRTLVIVSHDLDMVAKLCTRGVLLEGGHLVMDGDPADVVARMRS